A single window of Candidatus Stygibacter australis DNA harbors:
- a CDS encoding vitamin B12-dependent ribonucleotide reductase produces MNISENALKVLERRYFQKNENGECIENWQDMVLRVASNIAGGDKEKTQRYINLLDSGYFLPNSPTLMNAGNDLQQLSACFVLPVEDSIEGIFESVKNAALIHKSGGGTGFSFSRLREQNARVRSTNGVSSGPISFLSVFNAATDAVKQGGTRRGANMAILNVDHPDILEFITCKEDINNLTNFNISVGITEEFMQAVHDDQEYPLVSPHSGEITQKIKATEVFNLIVEMAHKNGEPGIVFIDRINDYNPTPQVGAMESTNPCGEQPLLPNEACNLGSMNLALLWEDNEFNWDRLQQVVYDSVDFLDDVINRSQFPLQAIDYTVKQNRKIGLGVMGWADLLYEMKIPYNSDEATLLAAKLMEFIDYHSKLKSIKLAEQQGSFPNFKGSIYSQGTLHRKGELDWDMLRNDISSKGIRNATTTTIAPTGTISMIANTSSGVEPQFSLVYVKNVMDGEKLLYVNPHFEKAMHDAGLYSEEMMIKVAETGSIQEMSKIPAEIREVFVTSHDITPEWHIRMQAAFQKFVDNAVSKTINFTNEASVEDIRISYELAHELGCKGVTVYRDGSRQNQVLNVGSSIKEDKEVPCTQLKPRQRPEFTQGMTRKIETGCGHLYVTINYDSEGPFELFTTMGKVGGCASAQLEAIARLVSLCLRSNIDSDEIARQLKAIRCPSPMWNKGEMVTSCADAIARSLEKFSQIEPVNIAGMESNTQTTAKPRPRKKMSGTCPECGSTIQHVEGCLTCPNCGWSKC; encoded by the coding sequence ATGAATATTAGCGAAAATGCACTTAAAGTATTGGAGAGAAGATATTTCCAAAAAAATGAAAATGGGGAATGTATTGAAAACTGGCAGGACATGGTTTTACGTGTTGCTTCCAATATAGCCGGTGGTGATAAAGAGAAAACTCAAAGGTATATCAACCTGCTGGACTCTGGTTATTTTCTGCCAAATTCTCCTACTTTGATGAATGCTGGCAATGATTTGCAGCAGCTAAGTGCCTGCTTTGTTTTACCGGTTGAGGATAGTATTGAGGGTATTTTCGAAAGTGTAAAAAATGCTGCCTTGATCCATAAATCAGGAGGCGGGACTGGCTTCAGTTTCAGCCGTCTACGTGAGCAGAATGCCCGGGTGAGATCAACTAATGGAGTTTCTTCCGGACCGATAAGTTTTTTGAGTGTATTTAATGCTGCCACTGATGCTGTGAAGCAGGGCGGTACCCGCAGGGGTGCTAATATGGCAATTTTGAATGTTGACCATCCCGATATTCTGGAATTTATCACCTGTAAAGAAGATATCAATAATCTTACGAATTTCAATATTTCTGTGGGCATAACGGAAGAATTTATGCAGGCTGTGCATGATGATCAGGAATATCCTCTTGTTTCTCCCCATTCAGGCGAGATCACTCAGAAAATAAAGGCGACGGAAGTATTTAATCTTATCGTGGAAATGGCACATAAGAATGGTGAACCGGGAATTGTGTTCATAGACCGCATTAATGACTATAATCCGACTCCTCAGGTGGGAGCTATGGAATCTACTAATCCCTGCGGTGAGCAGCCGCTATTGCCTAATGAAGCCTGCAATCTGGGCTCGATGAATCTGGCACTTTTATGGGAAGATAATGAATTCAACTGGGATAGATTGCAGCAGGTGGTATATGACAGTGTAGATTTTCTGGATGATGTGATAAATAGATCGCAGTTCCCTCTGCAAGCGATCGATTACACTGTGAAGCAAAACCGGAAAATCGGACTTGGCGTGATGGGCTGGGCTGATCTGCTTTATGAGATGAAAATTCCCTATAATTCAGATGAAGCCACGCTTCTGGCAGCAAAGCTGATGGAATTTATCGATTATCACTCCAAGCTGAAATCAATCAAGCTGGCAGAGCAGCAGGGTTCTTTCCCTAATTTTAAAGGCAGTATATACAGTCAGGGCACTTTGCATCGCAAGGGTGAACTGGATTGGGATATGTTGCGGAATGATATCAGCAGCAAGGGCATCAGAAATGCTACCACCACTACGATAGCACCTACAGGAACTATCAGCATGATAGCTAATACTTCCAGCGGTGTGGAACCACAATTCTCACTGGTTTACGTTAAAAATGTGATGGATGGAGAAAAACTGCTCTATGTGAATCCGCACTTTGAGAAAGCTATGCATGATGCCGGATTATATTCCGAAGAAATGATGATAAAAGTGGCTGAAACTGGCTCTATCCAGGAGATGTCAAAGATTCCTGCCGAGATCAGAGAAGTATTTGTTACCTCGCATGATATTACTCCCGAATGGCATATCAGGATGCAGGCAGCCTTCCAGAAATTTGTGGATAATGCCGTATCCAAAACTATTAATTTCACTAATGAAGCTTCAGTTGAAGATATCCGCATTTCTTATGAACTGGCGCATGAACTGGGCTGCAAAGGTGTAACCGTCTATCGTGACGGCAGCAGGCAAAACCAGGTGCTGAATGTGGGCTCTTCGATCAAGGAAGATAAGGAAGTGCCCTGCACTCAATTGAAACCACGCCAAAGACCGGAATTCACCCAGGGCATGACGCGTAAAATTGAAACCGGCTGTGGACATCTCTATGTGACTATTAATTATGACAGCGAGGGACCTTTTGAATTATTTACCACCATGGGGAAAGTAGGTGGCTGTGCTTCTGCTCAATTGGAAGCGATAGCCCGTCTGGTGTCCCTGTGCCTGCGCTCAAATATAGATAGTGATGAGATAGCCCGTCAATTGAAAGCTATTCGTTGCCCTTCACCAATGTGGAATAAAGGCGAAATGGTTACCTCCTGCGCTGATGCCATAGCCAGATCATTAGAGAAATTCAGTCAAATAGAACCGGTAAATATAGCTGGCATGGAATCAAATACCCAGACAACGGCAAAGCCACGACCCAGAAAGAAAATGAGCGGAACCTGCCCCGAATGCGGCAGCACCATCCAACACGTGGAAGGATGCCTCACCTGCCCCAATTGCGGCTGGTCTAAATGCTAA